attcaaaaaataaatttattttgttgcTAATTAACttttcttaaatcattaattattctaggttatttcaataattttaaataaatattaattatatatttaatacattttcactTAATAATTCAACTTTTGATCATTCCACAAGAAATACAATGCTCAAATAATCTTGAATAAATGATTTTGTTGCATTAATACTAAGTTAATTATTAAGAGGTTGGTATGaaagttttgattttaaaatactCAATTAAGTGTGTGACAAAATTAACCaacaaaacatttaaaattcatgaaaaaatgtgaaataacATTGTTGTGGTTATAAACTTATAACACTagcaaattaattataagtCCATGGATGAAAATTGTTATGTATGAGTCTACATTAAtagaattttataataattatgaaacAATTGGttttatattacattattttcttttataaaacctATGTGTGGAGTTTTTTTTTCTAGtgaataaatcttaatttaaaaagaaaatgtgaattaaaaatttattaaaaagtaatttcTATCTCTACAAATATAATTGtaagtataatataaatactaGGGATCACTTATCCATTTTGGACTTAAGACTTATTATTTAAGAGAGACTTGGccttttttaataacatttttttttatatctgaattaaaacattaaaaatttacaaTATGTATAACTTTAATTAAACTTGTTATGTTAAACATTTAGTTTGATTCTCGTTTGTAATTCTTAAATTGACTGAAAATCATGACGATAAGAAGTGGTgttagtttttaaattaaaaaaataaaataatttttttaaatcttattgtaattaatctttttgttgctttatatataaagaaaaaggTAAAGTTGATCACTACTTTATACCTCATGCTATTACATAGATTAGCTTATTTGGGTATGGAGGCAAATGCTTCTTTGTTTCTATTGTCGGTccaaatttaagaaaattgtcCATTTTGTCTCATTttcatacaaatattttaatatataatgctacactgtataaattatatatgaatatatattataaagaaagtataagttattaattgttgtttaattgaaatactaaaaatgttatataatttttgctTTTAAATGATAGATAGATAGAATAtcatttttggtttttaattaaaatgagaaaattttaatatttttatttatttttattattgttctttcaattttattgatttatttattatttttaaataattaatgagatattaattgaatatatagaaattgattaaatatatattttcatgttagaatttatttaaattttattaattatatatatattaaagtatatatatatatatataatatactttaaatatattattattttaattattaagtttaataataacatatattatattatttaataatttaattgataattaatattttttaaataaagattaatttattcctaatataaaataataaaataaaataaatttaaataggcTCCATTAAAAAAAGATCGGATCCTAgaaaaatttgacgaaatgaccctaataacTCACTTATTTGCATTCGTGGTGACACATAACTTTTATTGCTTTGGTGatcactttatttatttgaacGAAAATACCCTTATCGCGTAACGCAAAGGGACTTCGTGTTACGCGAAATGGAAAAGTGTGAAAAGTAAATAATAcatttactatttaatataacttcgacatattttttcatttctcttcttctctttctctctcttcccgctcttctcctccttctctctaaccCTAAACGGCGACGGCGATCTTCGACGACGGCGGTGGCGATATTCGACGACGGACAATGAgcacgacgagcacgagcactgttccacATGGTATGTTTATCCGATGAGACTTCACGTTTATTGTTGTTCGGTTTCTGCATATTCGAATCACATATACTATTGTTGTTTATTGTTTATCCGATGagacttcacgtttcgcgaaggccttctcgttacgcgaagccCTTCCCGTTACGCGAAGCCCTTCCCGTTACGCGAAGCCCTTCCCGTTACGCGAAGCCCTTCCTATTACACGAAGGACTTCCTTTTTCACTGCACTtcaatagtattatttatccattcattcatgttttctattgcagctgaagtattcGTGTTCTATAATAGAGAGTGAAAATTTGATGCTGATTGTATAATGTATTTTCATGGcacttcaatcaaaacattggatttaccCCAAAATACTACGTTTGCCGAATTAGTTCATATCATCTATGATAGACTTAATGTGCAGAAATTtacatatgatttagtgctgCAAGTCAAGTATGATGTTCCGCGTATCACAAATCCTCCCCCTATTGTTATTGATCAAGATGAGGATGTGAGcacatatttatcacgcttgTTTTCGGGTGGAactgtgtcaccattgtgtgtctctatagtagagaagtcaccatttactaaagaaaatatACCACTtcttacatacccaactcaagaaagtatactaccaccatCACTTACTCAAAAAATTGTACTAGAGGTTGTACCCTCGATATCTTTGAAAGTCAAAATAAAGCAGGAGAaaactctttgcctcacatcccacttactcagaaCTTGCATGCTACTACTAGTGCAATAcctacaccatctagtgcaagagaaTCAATTGATACACtatctagtgcaagagcatcaATACCTACACAGTCTACTACAATAagagcatcaatgggtacaccaactagtgcaagaacaTCAAtaggtacaccatctagtgcaagaagattatcaatgggtacaccatcgacagacccgacagacacatcaccgATAGACCCCTCATTTGCGATAGCATTAagtagtgaaaccgtattggaagtcggtgcgttgtttgataataaaaaataacttcaaccgaggctatataaatatgcaatgactaatcattttgaattcaaagtggagaagtcaagaaaacatctttcGTGTGttaaatgtttggatgagacatgcaagtggagattgcgtgctgtgaaaggtaaattatctaagatgtttgagatccggaaactcgaccaacaacactcatgctcagttttgtcgaggccagagaaaaaaatgcaaacaccagcatatgttattgggcagtgcatgaagagtaagtacatggaccatcaatATAACCACTtacctaataaaataattaaagacatgcagacaacttatgagatatttttgacttataataaggcttcaAGGGCAAGGGAAAAGActttaatggcggtgcgaggaacggtataAGATTCCTATAGAAAATTGCAATCATACCTGTACATGCTAGAGAAGAATAATctgggtaccataacagacatccagacaGACGAGCTCGACCACTtaaagtatatgttcatgtccctaggcctctcaattaggggtttcaaagccttttATCGTCATATATTGTGCGTTGATTCCAATTTTCTTAAGCATAAtgtgggaggtcaactattggtggctattgcattggaaGCGAATGAGAAACTATATCATGTCGctttcggcgttgttgattcagagattAATAACTcatggacttattttatgcaaaaactgagagaaACAATTGGATTAATTGATGAtatcgtcttcgtatccgatagacacccaagcattgccaatgccttgtgtgatGTTTTTctagaagcagaccacggtgcgtgcacatatcacataaagatgatatggccaaattcaaaactgataaatGTCAGatggagtttgatttggcttttCGTGCGTACACAGTTctcaattttaatcattttttgaTAAGATCAGGGTTAAAGATCAAAGGATtactgcctatttggaagaaaatggattccaaagatggagtagagcatttttccccagtaagcgatacaatcaactcacaagcagttatgctgagagttttaatagtcagagtaGGGAAGCCATAAAGTATCTCATTATAACAATGactgagtatttaagattcacaatacaacattggtttaatgattaaagagaaaaagcgtccaaCCACCAAGAACTTTTATCtccaacttatgaaaagttattacatgagggattcgagaaggaCATATTTTATACAGTATCAatcatcgcttaaccgattcgagttttatgtgcatgacaatgagTCCTATTTTAAAGTCCATTTGAAACACATGAACtacacttgtagggtatttgaagtttcaggtcttccttgtacgcatgcaatggctgTTGCCCGTCACTGCAATTcggtttcttatgacttctgttcaatgtattattcatctcacatgttcaatctatttaaccaattattttatCGTTCTATTTTCCATGCTCACAagtattacacaactgaatcttggatgaatgcatatgcggagacatgttatcctgtTGGTGATGAAGACAATTGGGCAAACAAcgcgtgtgtctaaaaccacctgttAAATTTAAGAAAGGGTGgtcacaaacaaagcgtaggttaTCCCAAGGTGAGGTCCGTATCATGTACTCgtctaggacataatagggaAACATGAAAAGTAGTGATgtctgcaccatctactgcaagagcatcatcatctcaataGTATAAACCATCATCTCAATTGTACGAGCCTTTAGCTTGAACCATTTATTTTAACTCATCTAGTGTACTATATATTTCAGATTGTGGTGATTTGTGATAACTTGTAGTGTTCCTTATGTtgttaattgaattgaattgtgATGGTTTGTGATAAGTAGTGTTCCTTATGTtgttaattgaattgaattgtgGTAGTTTCATGCATTATGTTTCTTTTTATGTTAATGTTTAAAGTTAATGTTTTAaagttaaagtttaaaattaaagttaaagttacacttctttttatgtttcttttgtttataaataGAGGTAAAATTTCTATTACACATACATGCAGGCAAGGAAAGATACTCAATTTAGTATCATTCCTTACTGCACTTCAACCTTGAAGTTTCACTTCCAAGATTTTCAAATGAAGGTTTTCCAAGGTTTTCAATTTAGTGTCCTTCCTTAGTTTCTTGGATTAATCGATGATACCTTGTTGTTTCAATATAGCTGTAaggatttgatttcttgaaacATTATGGTAACGGGACGTGAAGACCTTAGCAAGACGCGAAGACCTTAGCAAAATGCGAAGGCCATCCCATCACACGAAGTCCTTAGCGAGACGCGAAgaccttagcgaaacgggaaggccaCCCCGTTACGCGAAGTCCTTAGCAAAACACGAAGGCCTGAGCTTTATGCGAAGTCTGTAGCGAAACATGAAGTCCttcaaattatacaaaattcaactacaaatattttaacatttacatTACAAgtacaaaatatacaaatattttaatattacatttACATTACAAGTACAAAATATTCACTTCAAAACCTTGGTTTTGAAGTACAAAATATTCACATCAAATTACAAgtacaaaatattcaattcaagTTCTCTCCAAAATTCAATTCAAGATTACAATACTATGGTTCtataatttgatggaataacctgaCCGCAAACTTCTATCTCCAAAACTCCATTTCATTTGAGTTCACACACCTTGGTTTGCAGTTAAGTATTCCATATACATTAACATGAACACACCACAGTCCCCGCTTTCGGTTGCTCTAGGGATTTCCCCTATCTTAGGTGCAATTTTGCCTTTGGGGTGTGGAAGCCTTTTGAATGTCATGGGCTTGAAGTTGAAGTTAGGGAACTTTCTTAGCTCAGCATCAGAGGCTTCCTTTGCAAATAAATGTAGAATCATGTCACACAACGGTCTCATGTATGGTTccaaattcttaaaaatataagaatcaCAGTCATAAACATCAATGTGATTCTTTTGTAAACGAGCTACGCAAAGTATCCCGTGCTTGTTTATAATGTTCAAAGGCACATATATATCGTCTATTGATGCCCAGTCAGGTATATATCTACGTTCAGCACCAAAGAAATATTCTTGAAATTCTTCGTGGTCATACTTTTCAGGAGCGTTATGAAAAGTTTTGTACTTTTGCCTTAGCTTATCTGCGAATAAGCAATCCTCTATTGTCACTTTAGAATTCTTATAAGTCGTGGGATATGCTGCAATCCTTTTTCTCAACAAGTGGCATCATGAGTCGATTTCCAGCACAATGGGAAAATATTCAGTAAGTATATTTCAAAGAACCTTGTTAgaataacattaaaaatgaaTTGCACGACTTACAGTATCTTGAATCCAGGTGAACCTTATTAGAATTTTAACAAACACCTCCTTCCCTGCTTCGCAAGTATCGacattatttttctcatttatgtTTTTTGGATCATTCATCCATGTTTGTACTTCTTCGAgcagctcatcatcaaattttttaAGGGGATTAACTGTTAATGGATCATTTGTCTTTGCCAGTTTTTTCAAAGGAGGGTTGATGTACGAGAAAATTGTTTTCGGCTTCCTCATCCTCCTATTTCGCACATATGTTGTTTTAGGAGGAGTGTTGTATAATTTGAAATCATCGTCTTCTTCAaccttcttcttattattattatcaattccTTGCAGCATCATTTCAGTGAGCAACATTTCATCCTCCACCACACTCTCCTCATCCTTCTCCTTTTCACCCTCCACACTTTTCTCCTCACCTTCCACACTCTTCTCCACACCATCCACCACCTTCTTCTCCGCTTCAtccaccttcatcttcatctccaTTTCCACACCCTCCACCACCACATTCTCCTGCTCCACCTCCTCCTACTCTACCGTCTCATGTTGCACCTCCTCCTACTCCACCTTCCACTACCTTCTtctcatccttcaccttcatCTCCTCATTTtcattcgtcttcatctcctACAAAATAGAACAATATTCTGGTCAGATATGTCCTTAGCGAAACACGAAGGCCTTAGCGTTACGTGAAGTTTTATTACGTTACGCGAAGTCCTTCACATTACacgaagtccttagcgaaacgtgaAGTACTTAGAGAAACGTTAAGtacaaatttcaatatctaaCCTCAATCTTCTCCTTTTCTTGTCCACtttgctcttcttctttttctttttcttctcctccatATTATCTAATTTGGCTAATAAAATGACCATCTTTTGGTTAGATTTGGCTAATAATTGTTCGGACATACTAATAACCAACTTTTTCATATAAACATGGTGAGTTTCTTGAGTTTCTTTGATGGTAATTTTCAGCTCTTTGATGATCTCTATTTTCAGCTCTTTTATCTCCTCCTTCAATCatcacatttacatccaacataAGGTGTTGGAGGTGATGGAGGACTTGACGTCGCGGTGGGGGACTAGGAATGTTGTCATTGGGAGGTTTGGAATAATGTCGGAGGGGActcgattcataagcaagcttcctcttcaggtTGGCTGCTTCTTTGAGAGTAACTTCAGTCTTTCTCTTCCTGGTGGCAGGTTTGAGAGTAggttcttcatcttcaacttcaacttcAACTTCATCTTTGTATATCTTCCCATCTGTAAAtccctcaaacaaatcatcaGTTGACTCgtctatttgttcaaagtccACACCACcatataacctcttctccatggaggactcttccatctcagtcagatCCGTGGTCTGAAGGGCAAACTTTATCTCGTTCAAGGTGTTCTTTTTGTTGGAATGATAAACTAACAACCTTGGGTGTAGAGGCTCATTAAACTCATTCCTTTTGGCGAATTTAGGACAAAGCTTTTGATGACCTCATATGTCCACATTTGAAATGCCAGTGCGAACCCATAAACGTTATAAGCAAAAAGAGCATAAGGATGAGTAATCATTTTCTTcttgttaaaatataagaaaataagacgtttcatgttcttgttcaaacccttgagggtggctctaaaggagACATACCCCCATGGAAATTTGAGGAAAGTTTTCTCGTGTTCCACCATATGGAGGATTTTTTCAAATACCTTCCTCCTTGGGTCAAATGCaaataggtactggcaaatcaggcataccagccacatcttccatgcatcttcTTTATCagtgaatttcataaaaacattcTTCAACTCGTTCATTCGTACATTTGtattccctttaaaatatttcactaAGAGAGGTGAAAAACCTCGACATTCATCTTCTTCGATCACAAAGGAAATCTGTCGAAGTTTAGGCTTGTAACCAAGTCATACTCCTTTATACCAAATACAAGTTTCTACCCATTGACCATGAATGTTATCTCCTTAGAGTTTGAGCTTACCCTCCTAAGCAACATATAatgtacaatagttcctgagaactgcaagatTGGAGCTATgaataaatatctaaattaggTGTTATAAACCCTCTTCAAAAGATTGTATCGAACTTTTTAGCAATCTTCTTGAGGCAGAGGGCACTTTTCTAAGAAATCCTATCGGGAAACTCAGTAACTGTGGTTTTTTCCatctaaaaaaaacaacaaaaatgtaagaacaaataaaaataccaTCGCAAACCCTAAGCGAAATGCGAAGTACATAGTGAAACgtgaagtacttagcgaagcccTAAACCCATAGCGAGGGAAGACCCATTGAGAAACCATGAACATAAAAACTTAACATAAGACGAGCAAAAACCAAAACCTTAACATAAGAAGGTGTAAACCAAAAACATTAACATAAGACGGTTTAAACaaaaaactaaacaaacctGATTAATGACGGATGAGAAGACGAGCAGGAAGAATCGTCAAGGCAGGGAGCAGTTAAGTTAACAGAGGCTAGAAAGAGACGAGGCTTTCGCGAGGGAGAGAAGAAATGAAATGTTCATCGCACACagaaaagaatatttaaataaggtATAGCGCGTGCAAAAATGCGCGCCTCTTCGACTTCCTTAGAGAAACATAAGTCCTTAACGAGACACGAAGTCCTTAACGAAACGTTaagtacaattttatttatttataggtaATCTCTCTCGTTTGACAATGTATCAAtaacaaagtcatggttttgaagaaaatatgtgttaacaaaataaatcttattaattttacatggaaacatttagattcttcagaaaaggcCTTTGAAGAAGCGATCATTGAGTTCTaggtaagagaagatggtttgaaatcaatttcgttagtcattaattatttttcttaatgacTTACAAAATCGATTTCATACCATCTTAACGGAAGCTCAATGATCGTTTCTTCAAAGGCATTTtgtgaagaatctaaatgtttctatgtaaatattattaaggtttattttgttaagacaaattctcttcaaaaccatgagTGATGTAAATACCTTATCAAATGAAGTCATGgttaactataaataacaaaaaatcttgaccTTTAGAGAAACGCGAAGTCCTTAAAGAAACGTGAAGAACTTAGCAAAACGCGAATGACTTTACGTCACGGGAAGAACTTAGCGAAACATGAAGCGAAAAGTGAATCTTCCCTAAAACAGAACCCATGATCATCGACAAAATTAtctacaaatatcatcatcgacaataTGAACAACGAATATGAAAatcaatatgaacaataaaatgaacaaaatatgaaccaatatgaacaataagaacaagTTAAATcaatttagggtttgaaatgaagataatgaaaataaaCACGTAAATCGATCTGCATGATCGATTAACACATGATATTAAAAATGGGGTTTTAGTATCGATCTGTATGATGTTTTCATTTAGGGTTCCACCGTCGTTGCCTTCGTCTAAGAGAGAAGAAtgagtagagagagaagagagagaaaggaactaacgtaaatgaaaaaaaaataagtatttatataaagaactTTTTCAATTCACGTTACGAGATAAAGGTATTTTCctccaaaaaaataaagtggtcaccaaaGCAATAAAAATTATCGGGTGACCATGGATACAAAATAAGTCATTCTTTatggtcatttcgtcaaatttccaaTTTCCCCTAGATCTTCCTAGTCtcgatttaatataaaagagtGTGCGATTGTTGTGTGTGAGAGAAAGAAATTATCAAATCAATAAACAATTTTCCCTTATAACAAAACTTCAAATTTTTATactatttcataaataataaataaaatatatatatatatataaaatgagtaaTTATATGGAAGCCAAATATTTGTAGCAAAAGGTAACGAAAGGAATGAATGATGTGTGGAGCGCTGATTAGACAAACGAATGAATGATGTATGGACTGCTAATTAGACTTGCTGATTAagtctatatttattttttattttttttaatatttacattttcttttcctctcttttaaatatttaaataggacacatttaatgattttttttttaatttttattattaaaaaatacttaataatttctctttttgtattttttattattataaatattttttaaaattattgtacatGTCACTATAAatgcattttaattatttctttcttaataatttattctcttttatttattaaaaaaaaaactttatagtGAAACTATATTGGGACAAAAGGAGAACCTTTaggaaaattttgttttatatattttttatctattaatttgtaattatttatttatatatttaaattaattaattaatttatatatttttaaaagtaataatttaaaaaaattaataaatcaataaatatacataatatgagagaaaattaaaagttaaatttaaaaattattaagttataataaatagaatgaataaatcaaattaataaaatatattttaaaaatatatatattaattatatatatatatatatatatattactaaactattattttgtttaagttCTCTATCTtacttctctctaaaaaaaaaaaaaaaagactctTCTTTTTTACCCTTTCATCCTCAtataagatttattaaaaatttaattcagcacataatattataacttaattactatagaattttctttttatttaggtttaatattagtatttgagttatatttattagGTTCTagtttaagttaaataatttatgatccaatttcaaatgaaataatatttattatcattttataataaaaaaattaaagagagttaaattattaaatatattttttaaaataataaaaaattgaaaagagagaaattattaaatattttaatgcatgtacaatttaaaattaaagagaaaaaaaatgataagcaataaaaaaaatgttgtgattgagatgtggtttgcccAATGTATAATAAGGTAGTATCAATTGAAAGTCTTGAGAccgtgaaagtgtaaggtcataAGATGAGAAATGAGATATtccttcataaaaaaaatatgtgaaaagatAATTGTTTTATCGAATAAAATGTAgaataagaatattatatttttttagtttaaaaaaaaaaaacaataataatataataatattaatattttttatataaaataataaaaatggtaTGATTTGAAACCGTTTTCAGTTAGAGTAAGAATTAATTAGAAAAGTTCaaacctttttttatataaaataaaagaaaaagtatgcATGATATCTCCGAAAAACTCTGAACAAGATGTGTTGAAACCCTAGTtgatagagagagagatgggAGTGTGTGGGGTGAGTGGGAGGGGAGAGAGACTTTTACGGAAACTGTCATATAAATCAGAtcatcttctcttcttcttcttcttccatggaTGGATCCATGTATCATCGATTATTGATTATTCATTGATTGATTTCCTTTTATCtttatattgatttgatttcttCATGCATTGCAGAAGATCTGCTGATTCATAAAACAAATGTCTTCGTCTCCATGTGCAGCATGCAAGTTCCTCCGTCGTAAATGTACGCACGAATGCGTATTTGCTCCCTATTTCCCACCGGACAATCCTCAAAAGTTCGCCAATGTCCACAGAGTGTTCGGAGCGAGCAATGTTTCGAAGCTCTTAAGCGAATTACACGCCTCACAACGTGAAGAAGCTGTGAATTCCCTCTCATATGAAGCCGAATTCCGCCTTCGCGATCCGGTATACGGTTGCGTAGGCATAATATCTGTTCTTCAACACCGGTTAAGTAAAATCCAATATGATCTAGCTATGGCAAGAGGAGAATTAGCTGGATATATTGGTTCTTCTGCTCTTATACCAAATCTATCATCTCATCCTCCAAACGATCTACAACAACAACACTCGAACAACCTCTCACACGCTTCTTCGGTCTTTCCCGGCGGACCTGGACCTGGACCTCACATGTCgcagcatcatcatcatcatcagttGATAGGAGGGATGCAGCAGCAGCCTGATGGACAACAATTGATGGTTAGGGATCAtcaacatcaacaacaacaacaacaacagttctatcatcaacaacaacaacagatGATGGAGTTGCAACAATTTGCTGGAATGGGAGATAAGCTAGAGATGGTGAGGaaatctcattttttataataatggtGGATTGGATCTGATATTGTAGATGTTACTAATTAAACAGGTTCAAATGCATGATCAACCTCTTCTGGATTTGGGTAATTCTCAtcaacaacatcatcatcatgatGGTGTTTATCAatttcaacaacaacaacaaccggAATTGTTGCTTCAGCATCAATCAGCACCGGaggaccatcatcatcatcaacaacagcgTCAGCCTCCAAAACTTGAACTTAAACCTAGTACCGAAGAAGGTCTAAGCGCTGATCATCCTTTttgttgaacttttttttttttttataattatttatttttatttagaattcaTTATAGGTTAGCTAATTATGAGTATAATCATTATGGTTTTGATTTTCCAATGTGATTAGAAAAttcacataaaaatatatataatttacttgagttttaaatatttttatacataattttgtttaaaattgttcattctatatttatttttatttgaaatggtttaaaatttcaaatagtACAAAATGAATAACATAACTCAatgtataaatatttcttattttatatatagtcAAAATTTGAACCATAGGTTCCAACTAGGTTGtgtttcttaatttaaattaaaacttatttttgactaataaactaatttcgttttcaaataaaaataaattattctcacTAAAGGGTAGTCATCGTTTTGGTGTAAGTCTTgtcactaataaaaaaaaatgatttttaaggaGAGTAAAAACACTTGGAGAAGGGCAAAATGCATTCGGTTATAGTATTCAATGAGAACGATAAATTCCCTCGCAACATCTTAGTGATACAGTTGTCGgtggaaaaaaatatttgcgAGGGAATATGTAGTAATAAAAGGCGCTCAATGAAGACTTGTAATTGTTACCgagagcattaagcattaacaCTGCTCTCGGAGAAGACTTTAAGTTATTAATGAGAGCTTTATAAAGAGTCTCAGAGTTATTAATGAAGCCTATTGCTCTTGGCTAtgatagagttttttttttttttaaataaaacgattGTAAACCgaatattacttatttaaacCAAACAATTTCAGACATAAATCAtacacaaattaaaattatcaaatttcatATACTAAAATCTCAATAATCCAAAAATACAATCATCCAATAAACTTAAATCtcaattcattcaaaaatac
This is a stretch of genomic DNA from Impatiens glandulifera chromosome 4, dImpGla2.1, whole genome shotgun sequence. It encodes these proteins:
- the LOC124935343 gene encoding protein ASYMMETRIC LEAVES 2-like, with the protein product MSSSPCAACKFLRRKCTHECVFAPYFPPDNPQKFANVHRVFGASNVSKLLSELHASQREEAVNSLSYEAEFRLRDPVYGCVGIISVLQHRLSKIQYDLAMARGELAGYIGSSALIPNLSSHPPNDLQQQHSNNLSHASSVFPGGPGPGPHMSQHHHHHQLIGGMQQQPDGQQLMVQMHDQPLLDLGNSHQQHHHHDGVYQFQQQQQPELLLQHQSAPEDHHHHQQQRQPPKLELKPSTEEGLSADHPFC